The following coding sequences lie in one Spirosoma sp. KUDC1026 genomic window:
- a CDS encoding SdiA-regulated domain-containing protein — protein sequence MPVRQLILYMTCLLLAGCNPTPSETKQPAAERVSAPFELPYTINQPDAETKLPKELEEISGLTYYKNDQLLCVEDENAVVYVFDTKKQKIMKDFGFGGYGDFEGIEYVNGDIYALESNGTLHRFKPESTQISRVPTDLPKKTEVEGLGYNPKTNRLLIAVKKGNERSDKAIYSYDIRHRTVYKDNQINDVQLKEVGIDPKKYQPSGIAVHPITGEWYVLSSVAKRLVITNFEGKIRSAIPLDPKLFRQPEGICFAPNGDMYISSEGDGKKGYILTFTYKK from the coding sequence ATGCCTGTTCGTCAGTTAATTCTTTATATGACCTGCCTGCTGCTAGCGGGCTGCAACCCGACGCCCAGTGAGACAAAACAGCCCGCTGCCGAGCGGGTATCGGCGCCGTTCGAACTCCCTTATACTATAAACCAGCCCGATGCAGAAACCAAACTGCCTAAAGAACTAGAGGAGATTTCGGGGCTGACGTACTATAAAAACGATCAGTTGCTGTGCGTAGAGGACGAAAACGCCGTTGTCTACGTCTTCGACACGAAAAAGCAGAAAATAATGAAGGACTTCGGTTTTGGCGGATACGGCGATTTTGAAGGCATCGAGTACGTAAACGGAGATATCTACGCACTGGAAAGCAACGGAACCTTACACCGCTTCAAACCCGAATCGACGCAGATAAGCCGGGTACCAACAGACCTGCCGAAAAAAACAGAAGTGGAAGGACTGGGCTATAACCCCAAAACGAACCGGCTTCTGATTGCCGTCAAAAAGGGGAACGAGCGTAGCGACAAGGCAATTTATTCGTATGACATACGACACCGGACGGTCTACAAAGACAACCAGATTAATGACGTTCAGCTGAAGGAAGTGGGAATCGATCCGAAAAAATATCAGCCGTCGGGCATTGCGGTTCATCCGATTACAGGCGAGTGGTACGTACTGAGTTCGGTAGCCAAGCGGCTGGTGATTACGAATTTTGAGGGGAAGATCCGGTCGGCTATTCCGCTCGATCCTAAGCTATTCCGCCAGCCCGAGGGTATTTGTTTTGCGCCGAACGGAGATATGTATATTTCCAGCGAGGGTGACGGTAAGAAGGGTTACATCCTGACGTTTACGTACAAAAAATAA